A DNA window from Streptomyces bacillaris contains the following coding sequences:
- a CDS encoding DUF6221 family protein, which yields MAGNTDMVAFVLARLADEEQVALAAGGDRWRCPVDVPGEVHDRKGGVAFTVRDRGFDHHIALQDPARTLERIETHRVLVGEYVEVAELDTDRPAQDFRSGRAVGLGFAVRQLAAEYAAHPDYQARWLPRFIQ from the coding sequence ATGGCCGGCAACACAGACATGGTGGCCTTCGTCCTGGCGCGTCTCGCCGATGAGGAACAGGTCGCCCTGGCTGCCGGCGGGGACCGATGGCGGTGCCCGGTGGATGTGCCCGGTGAGGTCCACGACCGCAAGGGCGGCGTCGCGTTCACGGTGCGGGACCGGGGCTTCGACCACCACATCGCGCTCCAGGACCCGGCGCGCACCCTGGAGCGGATCGAGACGCACCGGGTGCTGGTGGGGGAGTACGTGGAGGTGGCCGAGCTGGACACCGACCGCCCGGCGCAGGACTTCCGCTCCGGCCGTGCGGTGGGCCTGGGCTTCGCCGTACGCCAGCTGGCCGCCGAGTACGCCGCGCACCCGGACTACCAGGCGCGGTGGCTGCCCCGGTTCATCCAGTAG
- a CDS encoding VOC family protein, protein MDWTLEVIVLPVTDLDRARDFYRDKLGFHVDIDGEVMPGARVVQLTPPGSGCSIALTDGVPNPTGDPQPGTYHGLQLCVTDIDAAHAELVARGVEVSAPQRYAPEDGATFMYFTDPDGNGWAVQEYRRRLTEPLHKVLADLAAGGSGESTG, encoded by the coding sequence ATGGACTGGACCCTCGAAGTGATCGTGCTCCCCGTGACCGACCTGGACCGGGCCCGCGACTTCTACCGCGACAAACTCGGCTTCCACGTCGACATCGACGGCGAGGTGATGCCGGGCGCCCGCGTCGTCCAGCTCACCCCGCCCGGCTCGGGCTGCTCGATCGCCCTCACCGACGGCGTACCCAACCCCACGGGGGACCCGCAGCCGGGCACGTACCACGGGCTCCAGCTCTGCGTCACCGACATCGACGCCGCCCACGCGGAGCTGGTCGCGCGTGGGGTCGAGGTCTCCGCACCCCAGCGGTACGCCCCCGAGGACGGGGCCACGTTCATGTACTTCACCGACCCCGACGGCAACGGCTGGGCCGTGCAGGAGTACCGCCGCCGGCTCACCGAACCCCTCCACAAGGTCCTCGCGGACCTGGCCGCCGGGGGGAGCGGGGAGAGCACGGGCTGA
- a CDS encoding NAD(P)/FAD-dependent oxidoreductase, whose protein sequence is MIDILIAGGGPAGLAAAIRAARAGLEAVVVEPRPAPVDKACGEGIMPGGLAALHALGVHPVGHPLRGIRYTDGLRSAQAPFRGAYGLGVRRTALHTALHERAEALGVRIVEGKVREVRQDGHTVTAAGLTARWLIAADGLHSPLRRALGLDHPVPGPGRYGLRRHYRTAPWSDLVEVHWSPHAEAYVTPVDEHLVGVAVLSRDRRPYADHLAAFPDLAARLAGPGATSVRGAGPLRQRARGPRAGRVLLVGDAAGYTDALTGEGIALAVATASAAVGCLAAGRPEEYPARWRRATRRYRLLTHALLGAAGHPALRPLIVTAAHRAPALFRTAVRALQ, encoded by the coding sequence GTGATCGACATCCTGATCGCGGGCGGCGGCCCCGCCGGACTGGCCGCCGCCATCCGCGCCGCCCGGGCCGGTCTGGAGGCGGTGGTGGTCGAACCCCGGCCCGCACCCGTCGACAAGGCCTGCGGCGAGGGCATCATGCCCGGCGGCCTCGCCGCCCTGCACGCCCTCGGCGTCCACCCGGTGGGACACCCCCTGCGCGGGATCCGGTACACCGACGGGCTGCGCAGTGCCCAGGCACCGTTCCGGGGCGCGTACGGGCTCGGCGTCCGCCGCACCGCCCTGCACACCGCCCTCCACGAGCGGGCCGAAGCCCTCGGCGTACGCATCGTGGAGGGCAAGGTCCGGGAGGTGCGCCAGGACGGGCACACCGTCACCGCCGCCGGGCTCACCGCCCGCTGGCTCATCGCCGCCGACGGGCTCCACTCCCCGCTGCGCCGCGCCCTCGGCCTGGACCACCCCGTCCCCGGGCCCGGCCGATACGGGCTGCGCCGCCACTACCGCACCGCCCCCTGGAGCGACCTGGTCGAGGTGCACTGGTCCCCGCACGCCGAGGCGTACGTGACCCCCGTCGACGAACATCTGGTGGGCGTGGCGGTCCTCAGCCGCGACCGCCGCCCGTATGCCGACCACCTGGCCGCCTTCCCGGACCTCGCCGCCCGGCTGGCCGGGCCCGGCGCCACCTCCGTTCGCGGGGCCGGACCGCTGCGGCAGCGGGCGCGCGGACCACGGGCCGGGCGGGTCCTGCTGGTCGGGGACGCGGCCGGCTACACCGACGCGCTCACCGGGGAGGGCATCGCCCTGGCCGTCGCCACGGCGTCGGCGGCCGTCGGCTGTCTGGCGGCCGGGCGGCCCGAGGAGTACCCGGCCCGGTGGCGGCGGGCGACACGCCGCTACCGGCTGCTCACCCACGCCCTCCTGGGCGCCGCGGGCCACCCCGCCCTCCGCCCCCTGATCGTCACCGCCGCCCACCGCGCACCCGCCCTCTTCCGCACGGCGGTCCGCGCCCTCCAGTAG
- a CDS encoding glutamate--cysteine ligase 2, whose protein sequence is MVRTVGVEEELLLVDPESGEARALSTAVLARAEQDAEGESAFEPELHRQQLEFATHPCRDMAEIADAVHRWRAEAGRHAADVGASVAALATSPLPVSPTIGTGERYRWMAERYGLTAQEQLTCGCHVHVSVESDEEGVAVLDRIRCWLPVLLAVSGNSPLWQGQDTRYASYRSRVWGRWPSAGPVELHGSAERYHQQVAALVSTGVLKDEGMVYFDARLSRSYPTVEVRIADVCLDPADTVLLATLTRALVETAAREWRAGEPPQDTQVALVRVASWQAARSGIDDRLIHPRTLGPEPAADVLRALLAHVRDALEDSGDLRAAQKALAALERRGNGARVQRELLERTGSLRDTVAECVRITGG, encoded by the coding sequence GTGGTACGGACCGTGGGCGTCGAGGAAGAACTGCTGCTGGTCGACCCGGAGAGCGGGGAGGCACGGGCCCTCTCCACCGCCGTGCTGGCCCGCGCCGAGCAGGACGCGGAGGGCGAGTCGGCCTTCGAGCCGGAGCTGCACCGCCAGCAGCTGGAGTTCGCCACGCACCCCTGCCGGGACATGGCCGAGATCGCCGACGCGGTGCACCGGTGGCGCGCCGAGGCGGGCCGCCACGCCGCCGACGTGGGCGCCTCGGTCGCGGCTCTGGCGACCTCGCCGCTGCCGGTCAGCCCCACGATCGGGACGGGGGAGCGGTACCGCTGGATGGCCGAGCGCTACGGGCTGACCGCCCAGGAGCAGCTGACCTGCGGCTGCCACGTCCATGTCTCCGTGGAGTCGGACGAGGAAGGGGTCGCGGTCCTCGACCGGATCCGCTGCTGGCTGCCGGTCCTGCTCGCCGTGAGCGGCAACTCCCCCCTCTGGCAGGGGCAGGACACCCGGTACGCCAGCTACCGCAGCCGGGTGTGGGGCCGGTGGCCGTCGGCCGGGCCCGTGGAACTCCACGGCTCCGCCGAGCGCTACCACCAGCAGGTTGCCGCCCTCGTCTCCACCGGGGTCCTCAAGGACGAGGGGATGGTCTACTTCGACGCGCGCCTCTCGCGCAGCTACCCCACAGTGGAGGTCAGGATCGCGGACGTCTGCCTGGACCCGGCGGACACCGTGCTCCTCGCCACGCTGACCCGGGCGCTGGTGGAGACGGCCGCGCGGGAGTGGCGGGCCGGGGAGCCGCCCCAGGACACCCAGGTGGCCCTGGTGCGGGTGGCGTCCTGGCAGGCGGCCCGCTCCGGCATCGACGACCGGCTCATCCACCCCCGCACCCTGGGGCCCGAGCCCGCCGCCGACGTGCTCCGGGCGCTGCTGGCGCATGTGCGGGACGCCCTGGAGGACAGCGGCGACCTCAGGGCCGCGCAGAAGGCGCTCGCCGCCCTGGAGCGGCGCGGCAACGGGGCCCGGGTCCAGCGCGAACTGCTGGAGCGGACCGGCAGCCTCCGCGACACCGTCGCGGAGTGCGTCCGCATCACCGGCGGCTGA
- a CDS encoding DUF5133 domain-containing protein, giving the protein MLMAHPTVLRNLVEQYEALRLLHAESGSTEARQRMDDVAYTLCVSTGTGDVDSALVAARHRLPGARPEDDSILTA; this is encoded by the coding sequence ATGCTGATGGCCCACCCCACCGTGCTGCGCAACCTCGTCGAGCAGTACGAGGCCCTGCGTCTGCTGCACGCGGAGAGCGGCAGCACCGAGGCGCGGCAGCGCATGGACGACGTCGCCTACACCCTGTGCGTCTCGACCGGTACGGGCGACGTCGACAGCGCCCTGGTCGCCGCCCGGCACCGGCTGCCGGGGGCCCGCCCCGAGGACGACTCCATCCTCACGGCCTGA
- a CDS encoding DJ-1/PfpI/YhbO family deglycase/protease yields the protein MATTDLGNRRILAIVTNYGVEQDELVVPVKHLRDHGAQVGVAAVSDEEIRTLVGDRDPGDTVRPDLTLADVDPAAYDLLLIPGGTLNADTLRLQDATTRIVSSFAASGRPIAAICHGPWALVEGGYVQGKTLTSYASLKTDITNAGGSWVDTSVVRDDEGGWPLITSRDPGDLKDFLREIDAVLTGS from the coding sequence ATGGCCACCACCGATCTCGGCAACCGCCGGATCCTGGCGATCGTCACCAACTACGGGGTCGAGCAGGACGAACTCGTCGTCCCCGTGAAGCACCTGCGCGACCACGGGGCCCAGGTCGGCGTGGCGGCGGTCTCCGACGAGGAGATCCGTACCCTCGTGGGCGACCGCGACCCCGGCGACACCGTGCGGCCCGACCTCACCCTGGCGGACGTCGACCCCGCCGCGTACGACCTCCTGCTGATCCCGGGCGGCACGCTCAACGCCGACACGCTGCGTCTCCAGGACGCCACCACCCGGATCGTCAGCTCGTTCGCGGCCTCCGGCCGGCCGATCGCGGCGATCTGCCACGGCCCGTGGGCGCTGGTCGAGGGCGGCTACGTCCAGGGCAAGACCCTGACCTCGTACGCCTCCCTGAAGACCGACATCACCAACGCGGGCGGCTCCTGGGTCGACACGTCGGTGGTCCGCGACGACGAGGGCGGCTGGCCGCTCATCACCTCGCGGGACCCCGGCGACCTGAAGGACTTCCTCCGCGAGATCGACGCGGTGCTCACCGGGTCCTGA
- a CDS encoding cold-shock protein: MASGTVKWFNSEKGFGFIAQDGGGPDVFAHYSNINSTGFRELQEGQAVTFDITQGQKGPQAENITTA; this comes from the coding sequence ATGGCCAGCGGAACCGTCAAGTGGTTCAACTCGGAAAAGGGCTTCGGCTTCATCGCGCAGGACGGCGGCGGCCCCGACGTCTTCGCGCACTACTCCAACATCAACTCCACCGGCTTCCGTGAGCTCCAGGAAGGCCAGGCGGTGACCTTCGACATCACCCAGGGCCAGAAGGGCCCGCAGGCGGAGAACATCACCACCGCCTGA
- a CDS encoding isoprenylcysteine carboxyl methyltransferase family protein: MIWYTALVLAVAVERLAELVVARRNTRWSLARGGTEAGSGHYPAMVVLHTALLAGCLAEVHLTGRPFLPALGWTMVAVTVAAQLLRWWCITTLGPRWNTRVIVVPGLPLVTGGPYRWLRHPNYVAVAAEGIALPLVHGAWVTAVAFTVLNAALMAVRIRCEDEELARLPVAAARA, encoded by the coding sequence GGTCCTCGCCGTCGCCGTCGAGCGCCTCGCGGAACTCGTCGTCGCCCGCCGCAACACCCGCTGGAGCCTGGCCCGCGGTGGTACGGAGGCGGGCAGCGGCCACTACCCGGCGATGGTGGTCCTGCACACCGCCCTGCTGGCCGGCTGCCTGGCCGAGGTCCACCTCACCGGCCGCCCCTTCCTGCCCGCCCTCGGCTGGACCATGGTGGCCGTCACCGTCGCGGCGCAGCTGCTGCGCTGGTGGTGCATCACCACGCTCGGCCCCCGCTGGAACACCCGCGTCATCGTCGTCCCCGGCCTGCCTCTGGTCACCGGAGGCCCCTACCGATGGCTGCGCCACCCCAACTACGTGGCCGTCGCCGCCGAAGGGATCGCGCTGCCCCTCGTCCACGGGGCCTGGGTCACCGCCGTCGCCTTCACCGTGCTCAACGCCGCGCTGATGGCCGTCCGTATCCGGTGCGAGGACGAGGAACTGGCCCGCCTCCCGGTGGCGGCAGCGCGGGCGTGA
- a CDS encoding MFS transporter, which produces MTGSHATPAPSARPDRRSPGSGMALLVIASCQLMVVLDITIVNIALPHMQRSLGFSTENLSWVVNAYTLTFGGLLLLGGRLGDILGRRRVFIFGVLLFVLASLLGGLSQESWQLLAARSLQGVGGAIASPTALSLITTTFREGPERNRAFGVFAAVSAGGSAIGLLAGGMLVEWLDWRWVLFVNVPIGLLIAFATPRYIRESERHPGHFDVVGALTSTAGMVLLVYGFIRASEDGWSDSLTLGAFAAAVVLLALFLVIESRSRQPITPLWMFRDRNRAGTYAMMLSLAAAMFGMFFFLTLFVQNVLEFSPLRAGLAFLPVSVIIAVGAGLASQLLPRWGPKPFMVTGALLAAIGLGWLTLTDVHSTYLGSILGPMLVFGLGMGMQFVSLTLMAVSGVAPKEAGAASGVLNATQQVGGSLGLSILVTMFGTASRHEATDQVPRFLEQATPAQLLEFRRTGELPPPWGNEVLTAGVSSAFVVAACFAVFAALVAFLVIQVRASDLARLQGGATPGETVPGASASDGTEPEPAVPEATDDPPRPPPKQ; this is translated from the coding sequence ATGACGGGCTCCCACGCGACACCCGCGCCCTCCGCCCGGCCCGACCGGCGGTCCCCCGGCAGCGGAATGGCACTCCTGGTCATCGCCTCGTGCCAGCTGATGGTGGTGCTCGACATCACCATCGTCAACATCGCCCTCCCGCACATGCAGCGGTCCCTGGGCTTCTCCACCGAGAACCTCTCCTGGGTGGTCAACGCCTACACCCTGACGTTCGGCGGACTCCTGCTGCTCGGCGGGCGGCTCGGTGACATCCTCGGCCGCCGCCGCGTCTTCATCTTCGGCGTGCTGCTCTTCGTCCTCGCCTCGCTGCTCGGCGGGCTCTCCCAGGAGTCCTGGCAGCTGCTGGCCGCCCGCTCGCTCCAGGGCGTCGGCGGGGCCATCGCCTCCCCGACCGCCCTGTCGCTGATCACCACGACCTTCCGCGAGGGCCCCGAACGGAACAGGGCCTTCGGGGTGTTCGCCGCAGTCTCGGCGGGCGGCAGCGCGATCGGACTGCTGGCGGGCGGGATGCTCGTCGAATGGCTCGACTGGCGGTGGGTCCTCTTCGTCAACGTCCCCATCGGCCTGCTCATCGCGTTCGCCACGCCCCGCTACATCCGCGAGTCCGAGCGCCACCCCGGCCACTTCGACGTCGTCGGCGCCCTCACCTCCACGGCCGGCATGGTGCTGCTGGTCTACGGCTTCATCCGCGCCTCCGAGGACGGCTGGAGCGACTCGCTGACCCTCGGCGCCTTCGCCGCCGCCGTCGTGCTCCTGGCGCTGTTCCTCGTCATCGAGAGCCGCTCCCGGCAGCCGATCACCCCGCTGTGGATGTTCCGCGACCGCAACCGCGCCGGAACCTACGCGATGATGCTCAGCCTGGCCGCCGCCATGTTCGGGATGTTCTTCTTCCTCACCCTGTTCGTCCAGAACGTGCTGGAGTTCAGCCCGCTGCGGGCCGGGCTCGCCTTCCTGCCGGTCAGCGTCATCATCGCCGTCGGCGCGGGACTCGCCTCCCAACTGCTGCCCCGGTGGGGGCCGAAACCCTTCATGGTGACCGGCGCGCTGCTGGCCGCCATCGGGCTCGGCTGGCTCACGCTGACCGATGTCCACAGCACGTACCTCGGTTCCATCCTCGGCCCGATGCTCGTCTTCGGCCTCGGGATGGGCATGCAGTTCGTCTCCCTGACCCTCATGGCGGTCTCCGGCGTCGCCCCGAAGGAAGCGGGCGCGGCCTCCGGCGTCCTCAACGCCACCCAGCAGGTCGGCGGCTCCCTCGGACTCTCCATCCTGGTGACGATGTTCGGCACGGCCAGCCGCCACGAGGCCACCGACCAGGTGCCGCGCTTCCTGGAGCAGGCCACCCCGGCCCAGCTGCTGGAGTTCCGCAGGACCGGGGAGCTGCCACCGCCCTGGGGCAACGAGGTCCTGACCGCCGGTGTCTCCAGCGCCTTCGTCGTCGCCGCCTGCTTCGCCGTCTTCGCCGCCCTGGTCGCCTTCCTGGTCATCCAGGTCCGTGCCTCCGACCTGGCCAGGCTCCAGGGCGGCGCCACCCCCGGGGAGACCGTCCCCGGAGCATCGGCGTCGGACGGTACGGAACCGGAACCGGCCGTCCCCGAGGCGACCGACGACCCCCCACGCCCACCCCCGAAACAGTGA